The Streptomyces bacillaris sequence CCTGCTGGCCGGCATGGCGCTCGGATTCGCCGGATATTTCGGCGGGTTCGGAGCGTTCGTCCTGGTGGCCGCCCTGGGGGCGATCGGCTTCATCGCCGGCCGCTTCCTCGACGGTGACCTGGAACCCGGCGACTTCTTCCGGAGTCGCGAGCGCGGCGACCGGCGACGGTGACGGCGGTGACCGGGCAGGTCGCCGCCGCCGAGCGGGGCGAGACCCGGATCGCCGACCGGGTCGTCGCCAAGATCGCCGCGCAGGCGGCGAAGGAAGCCGTCGACGAACCCCCCGAGGACGGAGCCTCCCCGCGCGCCACGGTCACCGTCCACCGTGACGCCGCCCGGGTCCGGGTCAGCCTGGAGCTGCGCTACCCCTGCGACATCGGCCGCCAGTGCGGTGCCGTACGGAGCCGGGTCGCCCAGCGGGTCAAGTCGCTGGCCGGGATGGACGTGCCGGAAGTGGCCGTCCAGGTCGAACGGCTGCACACGGCGGGAGCCGGTGGCGGACAGGGGAGGATCCGATGACGACGGACCCGACCGACCCCACGACCCCGGTGGCCCCCGACGACCCCAGGGGCTCCACCGGTTCCACCCGGCGTATGCCCACGGTGGACCGGGCCGGTGGCGCCCCGGGCCCGCCCGACCCCGGCGCGCCCCCGTCCCACGAGCCGGTCCCCACCCTCGATCAGGGCGGCGGCGGCCGGGCCCGCCGCTTCTGGTCCGCCCGCCGGGTCCCGGCTGCCCTGCTGGCCCTGGTGCTCCTGGGCGCGGCCGGGCTGCTGCTCTACGACATCGCCGCCGTACGGGCCGGTCACCCGGCCATGCAGTGGCGACGCTCCCTGGCGGACGGCCTGGCGGAACGGCAGCTCGACGATGTCGCCGTGCTCGTCGGCGCGGGCGTCGCCGCGGCCATCGGCCTCTGGCTCCTCCTGCTCGCCCTCACCCCCGGGCTGCGCGATCTGCTGCCGATGCGCCGTGACCGTACCGAGGTCCGGGCCGGACTCGACCGCACCGCCGCCGCGCTGGTCCTGCGGGACCGGGCCGTGGAGGTGCCCGGCGTGCAGTCCGTCCGGGTCCGGATGGGGCGGCGCAAGGCGAAGGTGCGGGCCCTCTCGCACTTCCGGGGGATCGACGACGTACGCACCGACCTGGAGACCGTGCTGGCCAGGGCCGTCGGGGAGCTGGGCCTGGCGAAGCCGCCCGGCCTCTCCGTCCGGGTCGACCGGCCGGAGAGGAAGGGATGAGCGGCATGCGCCCCACCGTCAACCGGATCCTGCTGGCCCTCGCCGGACTCGTCCTGATCGTCGTGGGCGGCGCGGTCCTCGCGGCGGGCCTCGGCGCCGCCGTACCGTCCTGGTGGCCCTGGGACGGCAGGACCGACGTACTGCTCAGCGCCGCCGACCGGGGCCGCTGGCGCGACGAGGGCTGGTGGTGGCCGACCGTGATCGCGGTCCTCGCCGCGCTGGTCGTCCTCGCCCTGTGGTGGTTCCTCGCCCAGCTCCGGCGCGGCCGCCTCGCCGAGGTGCTGGTCGACAGCGGCGACGGCGAGGGCGCCCAGGTTCGCGGCCGGGCGCTGGAGGGCGTCCTCGCCGAGGAGGCGGGTGAGGTGGACGGGGTGGCCCGCGCCCAGGCGGCCCTGACCGGCCGCCGGACCGCGCCCCGCGCCCGCGTCCGCCTCCTGATGGAGCCGCACGCCGCCCCCGCCCGGGCCCTCAACGCGGTGGCCGACGGCGCGCTGGCCCACGCCCGCGAGTCGGCGGGCCTGGACGAACTCCCGGCCGAGGTCCGGCTGAAGGCCGTCAAACACCGTGCGGAACGGGTGTCCTGACGGCCGGTCGGCTTACGGGGCCGGACCCGTTTCCGTACGCGTACGGGGGCGGGCCCGTTCCCGTACGCCCACGCATGAACGCCTCCTGGACGGGCGGCGCCCCCTCAGAACCCGTGCCGGGCCCCGCCGTCCACCGGCACCATGATCCCCGTCAGATACGAGGCGGCGGGGGAGAGCAGGAAGGCCGCGGTCTTCCCGAACTCCTCCGGTGTCCCGTACCGGCGCAGCGGGATGCGGGCCTCGTTGGCCGTACGAGCGGCATCGGCGTCGCCCGAGAGCGCGTCCAGTTCGCGGACCCGGTCGGTGTCGATCCGGGCGGGCAGCACGCCCACGACCCGGATGCCCCGCGGTCCCAGCTCGTCGGAGAGCGACTTGGCGAAACCGGCGAGACCGGGGCGCAGCCCGTTGGAGATGGTCAGTCCGGCGATCGGCTCGTGCACCGAACCGGAGAGCACGAAGCCGATGACCCCGCCCTCGCCCAGCGCGGCGGCCGCCGTCCTGGCCAGCCGGACCGCCCCGAGGAACACCGTCTCGAAGGCCGTCTGCCACTGGTCGTCGGTGTTGTCCGCGACGAAGCCGGGCGCGGGCCCGCCGACGCTGACGAGAATGCCGTCGAGCCGCCCGAAACGCTCCCGCGCCGTGTCCACCAGCCGCTGGGCGGCGCTCGGGTCGGCGTTGTCGGCGGCGACCCCGACGGCGTCCGGGCCCAGTTCGGCGGCGGCCTCCTCGACGCTCTTCGCGTCCCGGCCGGTGATGATCACCTTCGCGCCGTCGGCGGCCAGCTCCCGTGCCGTGGCGTTGCCCAGGCCCCGGGTCGCGCCGGTGACGATGTACACGCGGTCCTTCAGTCCAAGATCCATGGCCCTATCCTGCCGGGTCCTCCCCGGCCAGGTCGACCGCGGAGTTGACCAGTCCGATATGGCTGAACGCCTGCGGGAAGTTGCCCAGCTGCCGCCCGGTCGTGACGTCGTACTCCTCGGCCAGCAGCCCCATGTCGTTGCGCAGCTCCAGCAGATGCTCGAACAGCTCCCGCGCCTCCTCCGGCCTGCCGATCCGCTGCAACGCGTCCACCAGCCAGAACGAGCAGGCCAGGAACGCCCCCTCGTCGCCGGGCAGTCCGTCGACGGAGGCGCCCTCGGTGCTGTAGCGGCGGACCAGCCCGTCGCTGCCCAGCTCGGCGCGGACCGCGTCGACCGTGCCGATGACCCGGGGGTCGTCCGGCGGCAGGAACCCGGTCCGCACGATCAGCAGCGTCGAGGCGTCCAGCTCCCGTGACCCGTAGGACTGGGTGAAGGTGTTCCGGTGGGGGTCGTACCCCTTCTCGCACACCTCGGCGTGGACGGCGTCCCGCATCGCCCGCCAGCGGTCCGCGTCCCCGGGCAGCTCCGGGTTCTCCTCCAGCGAGCGGACCGCCCGGTCGGCGGCGACCCAGGCCATCACCTTGGAGTGGACGAAGTGGCGGCGCGCGCCCCGGATCTCCCACAGCCCCTCGTCCGGCTCGCGCCACGACGACTCCAGGAAGCCGAGCAGACTGAGCTGGAGGTTCCAGGCGTGCGGCTTGTCGTCCAGACCGGCGACCCTGGCGAGCCGGAGCGCGTCGATGACCTCGCCGTACACATCCAGCTGACGCTGGCGGACGGCCGCGTTCCCGATCCGTACCGGGCGGGAGTTCTCGTATCCGGCGAGCCAGGGCAGCTCCGACTCCGGCAGCCGGCGCTCGCCCGCGAGGCCGTACATGATCTGGAGGTCGGCCGGGTCCCCGGCGACGGCCCGCAGCAGCCAGTCCCGCCAGGCCTCCGCCTCCTCCAGATACCCGGCCGAGACCATCGCCCCGAGGGTGAGCGTGGCGTCCCGCAGCCAGCAGAAGCGGTAGTCCCAGTTCCGTACGCCTCCGATCTCCTCCGGCAGCGAGGTGGTCGGGGCCGCCACGATGCCGCCGGTCGGGGCGTACGTCAGCGCCTTGAGCGTGATGAGCGACCGGAGCACGGCCTCGCGGTACGGCCCCTCGTACGTACACTGCTCGGTCCACTTCGCCCAGTCGTGCAGCGTGTGCTTGAGCGCCTTGTGCGGGTCGATCAGCTTGGGGCGCGGCGAGTGCGAGGGGTGCCAGGTCAGCACGAACGCCACGCTCTCGCCCTCCGCGACGGTGAACGAGGAGCAGGTGCTGAACTGCTGGCCCCACGTCTTGACCGGCGGCTCGCTGCGCAGCCATACGGAGTCGGGCCCCGCGACCGCGACCCGGTGGTCGTGCGACTTGCGCACCCAGGGCACGACGGAGCCGAAGTCGAAGCGCAGCCGCAGCACGGAGCTCATGTCGACGCTGCCGCTGACGCCCTCCACGATCCGCATCACATCGGGCGACTTGTCGCGCTGCGGCATGAAGTCGATGACCTTGACCGTGCCGGTCCGGGTCTCCCAGTACGTCTCCAGGACCAGCGAATCACCCGCGTAGCCGCGCCGGGTGCAGGTGTCGGAGGGACCGGCGCCCTGCGGGGCGATGCGCCAGTGGCCGTTCTCCTCGGTGCCGAGCAGGGCCGCGAAACAGGCGCCGGAGTCGAAGCGGGGCAGGCAGAGCCAGTCGATCGAACCGTTCCTGCCGACGAGCGCGGCGGTCTGGAGATCGCCGATCAGGGCGTAGTCCTCGATGCGTGGGGTCACGCTCTGGCGTTTTCCCGAACCGGACCCTCGTCAACCAGCCGACCGGTGTGCCGGACCTCTCAGGACCTGCCGGGAACCGAGGGGCGGACGGGCTCAGGCGCTCGCGGGGGCGGGCTGCTGGGTGTCCTCCACGGCCTGCTCGCCCTTCGCGGCGGCCTCCTCGCGGTCCCGCTTCTCCCGCCGTACGAGGATGATCCAGCCGACCGGGACGGCGGCGACGAACAGCCACCACTGGACCGCGTACGCCATATGGGCGCCGATCGAGCTGTCGTCGGGGTCCGGGATCTGCTCGGGCAGCCCGCCCGACGGCTCGGGGGAGGTCTGCTCGATGTACCCGCCGAGGACCTCACGGGAGAGCAGCTGCGCCTGCTGCTCGCTGTTGATCAGCATGACCTGCCGGTCCGGCAGCCCCGCCAGATCCTTGATCCCGCTGCTGCCGGTCGTCTCGTCCGCCTTGAGCCGCCCGGTGACGGTCACTTCGCCCCGGGGTGCGGGCGGCACGTCCGGGAACGCCGTCTGGTTGGGGGCGGCGGGGACCCAGCCCCGGTTGACGAGAACGGTGCCGCCGCCCTTGAGGTCCAGCGGGGTCAGCACATGCACGCCGACCTTGTCGTCCGCCGAGGTCCGCCGACGGACCACCACCTCGTGCTCGGTGTCGAACGTGCCCGTCGCGGTCACCGCCCGCCAGTAGTCGGAGCGCGGGACGGTGTGCCCGGGGGAGGTGAGATCGGTGACCGGGGCCGGGGCGGCCTCCAGGTTCCGCGAGATCAGCTCGTTCTGCGCGACCCGCCGCTCGTGGCGGTGGAACTGCCAGAACCCCAGCTCGACCATCGTCGGCATCAGGACGAGCGCGAGAAGGGTGAGGAGAACCCACTGCCGGGTCAACAGGAAGCGGTACACCCCATGACCGTACAACCGGGGTCATGGGGTGCGGCACTCAGGGGGTGTGGTCGGGGCTGCCCGACGATGAGTGGTTCCGTCACACTTTGTCCACGATGCCCGCCTTCCCCTCGGCGCGGGCGCAGTGGGCGCCGCAGTACCACTGCCCGTCGGCCTCGACGCCCTGCCCGATCACCTGGACCCGGCAGTGCTCGCAGATCGGGGCCATACGGTGGATGGCGCAGGCGAAGCAGTCGAAGACGTGCACCGCACCTTGTGCGTGCACCTCGAAGGACATGCCGTAGTCGTTTCCGCAAACCTCACAACGTGCCATGCGCCACAGGGTGGGACGCCCGGCGGCGACGGGCGAGCGGGCACGGGGCGAGTCGCGCCCGGTTCACTCCGATGACGGGGTGGCCTCCGACGGTGGCGGGGTGGCCTGCCGGGGCAGCACGGTCCCGTCGGCCGGGGCCACATCGCGCAGCAGATGGGTGAAGGCGCTCTCGTCCACGATCGGCGTGCCGAACGACTTCGCCTTCTGCGTCTTGGAGGTGGCCGAGTCCGGATCGTTGGTCACCAGCAGACTGGTCAGCCGCGACACGCTGGTCGCCACATGCAGCCCCGCCTCCACGGCCCGGTCCTCCAGCAGCTCCCGGTCGACCGAGGTGTCCCCGGAGAACGCCACCCGCATCCCCTGTTTGAGCGGCTTCTCCTTCTCGTACCGTCCCGGATTCGGATACGGGCAGGCCGGGCGCTTCCGCGAGGGCCGCCAGCTGTTCGGCTGCCGCGCCGGGCGGTATCCGACGCGCGGGGTGACGGGGGAGTCGGACCACTCGGTCAGCGGCAGGCACTCCAGCAACGGCAGCCGCACCCCGCCCCGCGCCGCCGCGTGCAGACTCGGCCGGAACGCCTCGGCCAGCACCCGGGCGTCGTCCAGCGCGTGGTGCGCGTGCTGCTGCACGACGCCGAAGTGGGCGGCGAGCGAGGCCAGCTTGTGGTTGGGCAGCGGCAGCCGCAGCTCCTTGGCGAGCGCGATCGTGCAGAGCCGCTGCTCGACCGGGGCGACGACCGACGCCCGGGCGTACTCCCGGGCGATCATCGACCAGTCGAACGCCGCGTTGTGCGCGACGAGCACCCGGTCCGCGAGCCGCGCCGACAGCTCCCCGGCCACCTCGGGGAAGAGCGGCGCGCCTTCCAGCACATCGCTCGTCAGCCCGTGGATCCAGACGGGACCGGGGTCCCGCTCGGGGTTCACCAGCGTGTACCAGTGGTCCTCGACATTGCCCAGGGCGTCCAGCCGGTAGACGGCGGCGGAGATGATCCGGTCGTCCCGGGCGAGGCCGGTGGTCTCCACGTCGACGACCGCGTACCCCTGGGGGTAGGCGGTCGGCCACGGTGCGGCTGTCTGACGGTCGTCGAGCATGGTCACAGAGAATACGGGCCGCGACTGACAGTGCCCTACTCGGTGGGCCTGGGGGGTGGGTCAGGGGAGGCGGATGATGCGGTCGGGCGGGAAGAGTTCGGTGCCTGTGGCGTGGGTGTCGTGGGCCAGTTGGACCGTCAGGTTCTCGCAGGCGGCGAGGGGAGTGAGGTCGTAGGTGCCTTCTCCATGGAGGACGAGTGTGGTGAGCGACGGGAGATCGGCGAGGGGCGCGAGGACGTGGGCCTTACCGATCGGGTACAGAAGGAGTTCACGCAGCGAGGTGAGGGGGCCTGCGAGACGGAGGTCCAGGTCGGACTCGCGGAGCAGGTGAAGACGCTCGAGACCGTGGAGTGAGGGCATCCGGGTGAGCTGCTGATAGTGGGCCCTGGTGTAGAGGGACAGCGACTTCAGCCCTGTCCAACGGTCCAGACCCTCCAGGTTCAGGTAGCGCGTCTCGCTCAGCAGGTCGAGGCCGGTCAGCTGATCGCATACGGGCAGCTCGCCGATGCTCCCGACCCGGAAGGGATGGCCGAGCACGAGGTGACGGAGGTCGGACATCTCGGTGAGCGGTGCGGGGTCGAGCGCGGGATGGAGCCGGACGAGCGAGAGCCATTCGACCCCGGTACGCCTCAGCGGTTCCAGATCCCAGACGCGCGGGCAGTGGCTGAGCCCCAGTTCGCGGAGGCGTGGCATCGCTACGAGCGGCCCGATGTCGTTCAGGTGCCCGTTCTCCCACAGGAAGAGTCGTTCCAGGCTCGGTCGGGAGAGCACCTGGGACAGATCTTGGTGCTCACCTGCCAAGTTCAGACGGCTCATGCGCGGAATGCGGTGCAACGATGCGAGCTGAGCATCGGACTTCACGTAGACGTAGGTGTCGTCCCAGGGCCGGGCCGCCATCACCTCGCGTGCGTAGAGGTCCGGGTCGAATGCATTCCAAGCCAGAGAGACGGCATCTGCCACCTGACGCCGCTCGTCGTCACGGAACTGCTTGATCAGCTCGTACGCCGCGTCTCCGCCGACGGCCTCTGCAGTTCGCACAGTTGACGCGGCCTCCCGCTCCGTCAACTCCTCCACCATCGCCGCCAGCAGCTCCACCGCCAGATCGCCCACCTTGGCCAGCTCGTCGACGGACTCCTGGCTCTCCGGCGGCAACAGCCCCGTCGTCCGCCCCTCCACCTCCTCCCGCACCCCAGGATCCAGCTCCGGCGCATGGGCCAGGCTCCCCGCCGCCAGCAGCACCAGCCGGTGTCCGTGCTCCGGCTCCGCGTCCGCCCGCTTCAGCAACCCCCGCAACAGCACTGCCCGCTCGTCCGGCCGGGCGTGCCCTACCGCCATCTGCACCACGTCGTCCCACTGGTCCTCGTGGGCATGGCGGACCAGGACGCCGAAGTCGCGGGCCTCCACCGCCGCCTTCGCGCCCAGGTGGTCCTGGAACGTGCGGTGGACGAACCCCACCGAGCCCGGGGCCGGTTCGCGGAGGAGGCCGCTGCGGTTGAGGAGGTGGGTGAAGACCTGGTCGGGGGTGCCCCGGACCTGGGACATGGACCGCAGCCAGTCGGTGAGCAGGCCCACTGTCTCCTCCTGCCGCGCCTCGACCAGGCCGTTGCGGATCAGCCAGTACGCCAGCCGCTGGAGCAGCGCCGTCTGCTCCTCGCGGGTCAGGTCGACGCCCTCCACCCCGACGATCTCGCGCTCGGTGTCGCGCCGGACCAGGAGCATGTCGAGCGCCGCGCCGTACAGCTCCTTTCGCGCCCGGGGCAGCTGCATCCGGCGGTCCCGGTTCAGCGCGCAGAGCAGGGCGCACATCAGCGGGTTCGTCGCGAGCAGCCCCAGGTCCCGGCGGGTGCCGACCGCACGACGGAGCGCGTTCTCGTACCGGTCCAGCTCGGCGCGCTCCTCCTCCGCCCGGCACTCCGACCTCGCCGCCCGGTGCCAGTGGCCGATGAACGCGCGTACGTCCTCCTGGCGCATCGCCAGCAGCGTGTGCGGCTCGAAGCCGGAGGCGGAGAGCCAGGTCTCGGGGACGGCGGACGGGCGGGTCGTCACCACGTACTTGGCCCGGGGATACGCGACGATCAGATCCTTCAGCCAGCGCTCCGTGCGCTTGCGCAGCCGGTCCGGCACCTCGTCGACCCCGTCCACCAGCACCAGCGCCCGGCCCTGGTGCATCAGCCGGTCCGCCCACCCCGCCGGGGCCGAGCCGTGCAGCGGGACACCGGCCGCGCGCAGGAAGTCCGCAGGGGAGGGCAGCGCATCGAGGGCCGTGAAGGCGCGGAGCCGCAGGACGAAGGGGACGCACCGGTTCCAGCCGGTCAGCTCGTCCCCGAACGACTGCCGGGCCGCGTTCAGGGCCAGCCACTGCACCAGCGTGCTCTTGCCGGAACCGGCCGGTCCGCGCAACAGGAGCCGGTCCCGCTCGCCGAGGGCCTGCTCGATCCTGACCGTGGTCCGGACCGGGTGATCCAGACCGGGCCAGTCGGCGGTCCCGTACTCGCCGCTGACCTCCAGACCGATGTACGCCGTCTCCAGCGGCCACCCGCCCGCCGACCGCCCCAGCGTCAGCCCGAACAGCTCCACCCGGCTGTTGGCCGCCGCCATGAACTCCGCGTACCGCAGCTCGAAGTCGAGATCCGCCGCGACCGGGCGCGGGCCGACCCGGTCCCGTACGTCCTCCACCAGCTCCCGCGTACGCCCCGCCGCCCGGACCTGCTCCACCGCCGCCCGCGCCGCGAACGACGGGTGGGCGGTCAGCTGCTCCACCAGATGCGCGCAGCAGCGGCCGAGGAGGTCCTCGTAAAGGTCGCGGGCGCGTGCCGAGAGTCCGGAGGCGGGGGACGACAGCTCGGCGTGCAGCCGCCCGGGGTCCAGCTCCGCCGCGAACAGCCGCCCCGTATCCAGCTTGCCCGCCGCCGCGAACGTGTCCTGTACGGAGGCGAGCGCGGCCAGCCGTTCGTGCTCGGGCAGGTCCGCGTACGCCTCGGACAGGCGGCCCGCCAGCAC is a genomic window containing:
- a CDS encoding Asp23/Gls24 family envelope stress response protein, translating into MTAVTGQVAAAERGETRIADRVVAKIAAQAAKEAVDEPPEDGASPRATVTVHRDAARVRVSLELRYPCDIGRQCGAVRSRVAQRVKSLAGMDVPEVAVQVERLHTAGAGGGQGRIR
- a CDS encoding DUF6286 domain-containing protein, whose amino-acid sequence is MTTDPTDPTTPVAPDDPRGSTGSTRRMPTVDRAGGAPGPPDPGAPPSHEPVPTLDQGGGGRARRFWSARRVPAALLALVLLGAAGLLLYDIAAVRAGHPAMQWRRSLADGLAERQLDDVAVLVGAGVAAAIGLWLLLLALTPGLRDLLPMRRDRTEVRAGLDRTAAALVLRDRAVEVPGVQSVRVRMGRRKAKVRALSHFRGIDDVRTDLETVLARAVGELGLAKPPGLSVRVDRPERKG
- the amaP gene encoding alkaline shock response membrane anchor protein AmaP; amino-acid sequence: MSGMRPTVNRILLALAGLVLIVVGGAVLAAGLGAAVPSWWPWDGRTDVLLSAADRGRWRDEGWWWPTVIAVLAALVVLALWWFLAQLRRGRLAEVLVDSGDGEGAQVRGRALEGVLAEEAGEVDGVARAQAALTGRRTAPRARVRLLMEPHAAPARALNAVADGALAHARESAGLDELPAEVRLKAVKHRAERVS
- a CDS encoding SDR family oxidoreductase, which gives rise to MDLGLKDRVYIVTGATRGLGNATARELAADGAKVIITGRDAKSVEEAAAELGPDAVGVAADNADPSAAQRLVDTARERFGRLDGILVSVGGPAPGFVADNTDDQWQTAFETVFLGAVRLARTAAAALGEGGVIGFVLSGSVHEPIAGLTISNGLRPGLAGFAKSLSDELGPRGIRVVGVLPARIDTDRVRELDALSGDADAARTANEARIPLRRYGTPEEFGKTAAFLLSPAASYLTGIMVPVDGGARHGF
- a CDS encoding glycoside hydrolase family 15 protein, with protein sequence MTPRIEDYALIGDLQTAALVGRNGSIDWLCLPRFDSGACFAALLGTEENGHWRIAPQGAGPSDTCTRRGYAGDSLVLETYWETRTGTVKVIDFMPQRDKSPDVMRIVEGVSGSVDMSSVLRLRFDFGSVVPWVRKSHDHRVAVAGPDSVWLRSEPPVKTWGQQFSTCSSFTVAEGESVAFVLTWHPSHSPRPKLIDPHKALKHTLHDWAKWTEQCTYEGPYREAVLRSLITLKALTYAPTGGIVAAPTTSLPEEIGGVRNWDYRFCWLRDATLTLGAMVSAGYLEEAEAWRDWLLRAVAGDPADLQIMYGLAGERRLPESELPWLAGYENSRPVRIGNAAVRQRQLDVYGEVIDALRLARVAGLDDKPHAWNLQLSLLGFLESSWREPDEGLWEIRGARRHFVHSKVMAWVAADRAVRSLEENPELPGDADRWRAMRDAVHAEVCEKGYDPHRNTFTQSYGSRELDASTLLIVRTGFLPPDDPRVIGTVDAVRAELGSDGLVRRYSTEGASVDGLPGDEGAFLACSFWLVDALQRIGRPEEARELFEHLLELRNDMGLLAEEYDVTTGRQLGNFPQAFSHIGLVNSAVDLAGEDPAG
- a CDS encoding SURF1 family cytochrome oxidase biogenesis protein, whose protein sequence is MYRFLLTRQWVLLTLLALVLMPTMVELGFWQFHRHERRVAQNELISRNLEAAPAPVTDLTSPGHTVPRSDYWRAVTATGTFDTEHEVVVRRRTSADDKVGVHVLTPLDLKGGGTVLVNRGWVPAAPNQTAFPDVPPAPRGEVTVTGRLKADETTGSSGIKDLAGLPDRQVMLINSEQQAQLLSREVLGGYIEQTSPEPSGGLPEQIPDPDDSSIGAHMAYAVQWWLFVAAVPVGWIILVRREKRDREEAAAKGEQAVEDTQQPAPASA
- a CDS encoding DEDDh family exonuclease, with amino-acid sequence MTMLDDRQTAAPWPTAYPQGYAVVDVETTGLARDDRIISAAVYRLDALGNVEDHWYTLVNPERDPGPVWIHGLTSDVLEGAPLFPEVAGELSARLADRVLVAHNAAFDWSMIAREYARASVVAPVEQRLCTIALAKELRLPLPNHKLASLAAHFGVVQQHAHHALDDARVLAEAFRPSLHAAARGGVRLPLLECLPLTEWSDSPVTPRVGYRPARQPNSWRPSRKRPACPYPNPGRYEKEKPLKQGMRVAFSGDTSVDRELLEDRAVEAGLHVATSVSRLTSLLVTNDPDSATSKTQKAKSFGTPIVDESAFTHLLRDVAPADGTVLPRQATPPPSEATPSSE
- a CDS encoding NACHT domain-containing protein; protein product: MSGTEVALIRLATTVLGAATKALLTPRPGAGLVPDPVRPLPRPPKPDRLAQVLAGRLSEAYADLPEHERLAALASVQDTFAAAGKLDTGRLFAAELDPGRLHAELSSPASGLSARARDLYEDLLGRCCAHLVEQLTAHPSFAARAAVEQVRAAGRTRELVEDVRDRVGPRPVAADLDFELRYAEFMAAANSRVELFGLTLGRSAGGWPLETAYIGLEVSGEYGTADWPGLDHPVRTTVRIEQALGERDRLLLRGPAGSGKSTLVQWLALNAARQSFGDELTGWNRCVPFVLRLRAFTALDALPSPADFLRAAGVPLHGSAPAGWADRLMHQGRALVLVDGVDEVPDRLRKRTERWLKDLIVAYPRAKYVVTTRPSAVPETWLSASGFEPHTLLAMRQEDVRAFIGHWHRAARSECRAEEERAELDRYENALRRAVGTRRDLGLLATNPLMCALLCALNRDRRMQLPRARKELYGAALDMLLVRRDTEREIVGVEGVDLTREEQTALLQRLAYWLIRNGLVEARQEETVGLLTDWLRSMSQVRGTPDQVFTHLLNRSGLLREPAPGSVGFVHRTFQDHLGAKAAVEARDFGVLVRHAHEDQWDDVVQMAVGHARPDERAVLLRGLLKRADAEPEHGHRLVLLAAGSLAHAPELDPGVREEVEGRTTGLLPPESQESVDELAKVGDLAVELLAAMVEELTEREAASTVRTAEAVGGDAAYELIKQFRDDERRQVADAVSLAWNAFDPDLYAREVMAARPWDDTYVYVKSDAQLASLHRIPRMSRLNLAGEHQDLSQVLSRPSLERLFLWENGHLNDIGPLVAMPRLRELGLSHCPRVWDLEPLRRTGVEWLSLVRLHPALDPAPLTEMSDLRHLVLGHPFRVGSIGELPVCDQLTGLDLLSETRYLNLEGLDRWTGLKSLSLYTRAHYQQLTRMPSLHGLERLHLLRESDLDLRLAGPLTSLRELLLYPIGKAHVLAPLADLPSLTTLVLHGEGTYDLTPLAACENLTVQLAHDTHATGTELFPPDRIIRLP